GCTGCTATTTCCAGTTTCATGTCGGCTTCCATTCTCAATTGAAAATCCGTACTGTCTGTGTAAACTGAATCATGTGACCGGCACGCTTCGTCTAGTTTATTGATGCCAAGCTGACCACGAGCAATGCGTTCCAAAAAGTCCGTACCCGGTCCACAGAAATGATAACCCGGAAAATGAGCTGTGTGCAAAACATTTCaacagcttataatatattttgttacaccTTCTGCAGTTATGTAGTTATGTGTGTAGAACAATCGATTGGAGTATTTTCAACTGACAATGATCTTTATCgagttaacaatttaattttaatgataggCTTATCTTAAGATATAAtactacacattataatattttatgtataataggtacatctcTGATATTAGATTTGGTCAGATTTCAATATATGCAGCgtaggtaatacatatttttttacgcgAATAAAGTGACATTTTACTATTGCttaattgttattagttatatatcatCCATTATTTTTCTGATAAAGAATACGTTAggatttatattctataaattatcattatttattagtacacACTACGCACATACCatactatttatatactattttatattttacggcgttatatatatgatagtattccttaaattatgaaaaaaatcctTTAAGAGGAGGGGGTCTTActcttatgtttttttattccttTCAATAGTAATCTATTTTTGACAATTTctttaccatttttaatttttcaaaaattatttgtatatttctggtttaattgtgCACgctaaaataactttaaaatgtaaaaaaaaaaggttgtggtgaaaagttaaaaatttgatgTTCCGATgatagttttgataaaaaaaagttaaataaatttgtgttgactaaaaaaataatagagtataccccccccccctcttcaaagggttttttttcattatttaagaTATACTCCCATATGACACCAGTCAGTCACTCCCTCCCCCCAACCCACAAGACACATTGTATATCTGCCTACAAACTACAAAGAACTAGgtgtttttttaacgatttaaaatttattatgtgtaatatattgtatacctactgtataggtATTGATGTGTAAGTGACTCTGAGACATacaatcataacattttttgaaataacgaTAATGcgaattttaattgaaatgtaggtaatcaaacaatttacaaaaaaaatcattcgtGTAATTACCTGTGTTTGATTTTAGTGTATGATAATATGGttactttataattttcaatatcgcGACGCACTAAATGCGAAAGAACCttacatatgtattattatttttgcttaCTTTCTCTTGATTTTGTCTGTCCATGGCAATTAAATgtaaaccaaattaaaaaattcaccGCAATAAGTTTCATAACCattgattaaattgtttttaaaactgtcgaaataaataaacaaaaatggtaaacaaaaaaacaaagatAATGAACCGCGAAAATTACTGCAATagtactagtataatattatagtcgtagCCTGCGAGCGTCACGCGCTTCGACCACTGCTACGTCTACATGAAAACTAACACGCGATCTCAAATGTACTACACACTCGTCGTGTACCCACTAAACTGGTTCCAAAGCGATTTCGATGTGCACTATATATAGCTATCATATTAAGACTTCAAAATTACCGCCGCGGTACAAATATTGTGTACCGTATGATGTACCTacagtaatacatttttgtggaGTGATTTTCCAACCGATGGATTTTCCCACAAACGTACGCATTGTGTTAAGAATCTGAACGCTTTGCTATTTTTCAGATGATATTCACAACTATTTACGATACTATTATGTTTAACACTGGCGGCAT
This portion of the Acyrthosiphon pisum isolate AL4f chromosome A1, pea_aphid_22Mar2018_4r6ur, whole genome shotgun sequence genome encodes:
- the LOC100159110 gene encoding uncharacterized protein LOC100159110 precursor, which translates into the protein MVMKLIAVNFLIWFTFNCHGQTKSRETHFPGYHFCGPGTDFLERIARGQLGINKLDEACRSHDSVYTDSTDFQLRMEADMKLEIAAWERVIAKDSSYKEKFAAWMVTNIMKVKRKWNTRRLQREFGKKPSELSPANKKPRRSIDDHHKTWFRYRL